A stretch of the Aricia agestis chromosome 15, ilAriAges1.1, whole genome shotgun sequence genome encodes the following:
- the LOC121734233 gene encoding coatomer subunit epsilon, protein MARQQQDVDELFEIKNAFYVGNYQQAINEAQNLNPSTPLLALQRDAYLYRSYIAQGSFRIVYQELKTADPLLQPLKTLVDYLSPGANKPAIVADIDARVNKGTELSNEIFLIVAASIYYHEDNYEAALKILHGAESLELRAFTLQCLLAMNRPDLARKQLKLLQDIEDDATLTQLAQAWLNLSQGGPGVQDAHYSILELSERLGALGAGPAAVGAAAAAARGMWEEAEQMLTEAQVRAPQQPELLLGLAVTAAHSGKPPEVSARYLAQLLDAHPDHPFSKEYTAKTNEIKRLAAHYQPSVAS, encoded by the exons ATGGCACGTCAGCAGCAAGATGTCGATGAGCTTTTCGAGATTAAAAACGCGTTTTACGTTGGAAATTACCAGCAGGCAATCAACGAGGCACAAAACCTAAAC CCTTCAACTCCCCTGCTTGCGCTGCAACGGGATGCCTACTTGTACAGGTCTTACATAGCTCAGGGAAGCTTCAGAATAGTGTATCAGGAGCTAAAGACCGCAGATCCACTGCTGCAACCACTGAAGACCTTGGTGGACTATCTGTCACCCGGAGCCAACAAACCTGCCATTGTTGCTGATATTGATGCTAGG GTTAACAAAGGTACAGAGCTGTCAAATGAGATCTTCCTCATTGTTGCGGCGTCCATCTACTACCATGAAGATAACTATGAAGCCGCCTTGAA AATTCTCCATGGAGCTGAGTCTTTGGAGCTCCGTGCATTCACACTGCAGTGTCTGCTCGCTATGAACCGGCCCGACCTTGCTCGGAAGCAGCTGAAGCTGCTGCAAGATATTGAGGATGATGCAACACTTACACAGCTGGCGCAAGCCTGGCTCAACCTGTCACAG GGTGGACCAGGTGTGCAGGACGCGCACTACAGTATACTGGAGTTGTCGGAGCGACTCGGCGCTCTAGGCGCGGGACCCGCCGCGGTCGGcgccgccgctgccgctgcTAGAG GTATGTGGGAGGAGGCGGAGCAGATGCTGACGGAGGCGCAGGTGCGCGCGCCGCAGCAGCCCGAGCTTCTGCTGGGGCTGGCCGTCACCGCGGCTCACAGCGGCAAACCGCCGGAG GTATCAGCGAGGTATTTGGCGCAGCTACTGGACGCTCACCCCGACCATCCGTTCTCCAAGGAGTATACCGCCAAGACCAACGAGATCAAACGCCTCGCCGCACACTACCAACCCTCCGTGGCGAGCTAG